The Sulfurospirillum halorespirans DSM 13726 genome has a window encoding:
- a CDS encoding nucleoid-associated protein, with protein sequence MTLSSVIIHEIKKEANTTNTATLYLSNTTLDATNGYVLKIVTSLEESFSKKTLKRAKFSDDGFQEDFQDYSAIDIVNFSDVLTKKLKNKIDGISPAKGGYLVFAKYTTTQEFLAIFLVRNTEGSKLIPSGGSWNLDSTQYLDVEHFAMGAKINLSILNSNSEDRYISLVRGNTDISSYFEAWIGLDDPKQENKDAQALYNIANQIELLAGMTRDSLKRTIFDYAKSSNGRVVNLRDLSTYIFQDEDYIARYCEQNNVDIDGEFKLTGANLGRFYKVSVKANNIELTAPRSSFNPNEIEIIDGQVVIHSSELAQQILNALNADIDIEQ encoded by the coding sequence ATGACACTAAGTTCTGTTATTATCCATGAAATAAAAAAGGAAGCTAATACTACAAATACGGCGACGTTATATTTGTCAAATACTACATTAGATGCTACTAATGGATATGTACTCAAAATAGTTACTTCTTTGGAAGAATCATTTTCAAAAAAAACGCTCAAAAGAGCTAAATTTTCAGATGATGGTTTTCAAGAGGATTTTCAAGACTATAGTGCTATTGATATTGTAAACTTTTCAGATGTTTTAACAAAAAAGTTAAAAAATAAAATTGATGGGATCTCTCCAGCTAAAGGTGGTTATCTTGTTTTTGCTAAATATACAACAACACAAGAATTTTTAGCGATTTTTTTAGTAAGAAATACAGAAGGTTCTAAACTGATTCCAAGTGGTGGAAGTTGGAATTTGGACTCTACTCAATATTTAGATGTTGAGCACTTTGCAATGGGTGCAAAAATTAATTTATCTATTTTAAACAGTAATTCAGAAGATAGATATATATCTTTAGTTCGAGGTAATACAGATATTTCAAGTTATTTTGAAGCTTGGATAGGGCTAGATGATCCAAAGCAAGAAAATAAAGATGCACAAGCTTTATATAATATAGCAAACCAAATAGAATTACTAGCTGGAATGACAAGAGATAGTTTAAAAAGAACTATTTTCGATTATGCAAAAAGTAGCAACGGAAGAGTTGTTAATTTAAGAGATTTAAGTACATATATCTTTCAAGATGAAGATTATATTGCAAGATACTGTGAACAGAATAATGTTGATATAGATGGAGAATTTAAATTAACTGGTGCTAATTTGGGTCGTTTTTATAAAGTTTCTGTCAAGGCAAATAATATTGAACTTACTGCACCTAGAAGTAGTTTTAACCCCAATGAAATTGAAATAATAGATGGACAAGTTGTTATTCATTCTTCAGAACTAGCACAACAAATTCTAAACGCACTTAATGCTGATATTGATATAGAGCAATGA
- a CDS encoding AAA family ATPase, with product MKEPSHTIITISRQIGSGGAFIGQKLAKELGMSYVDREIITQAAKEFSLVEEDLESLDEKTPSFWQCFFQSSICSPDVYLPPQLFVPTEEAIFKVETKIIKQIAKDRSAIIIGRCGSHILRDNPNHLSIFLHADATFRKKRIEELYKVSGKEAERMIEQSDGERARYHQLLVEKPWSDASQYDLCINTSKIGIDSAIALIRETIERYQNR from the coding sequence ATGAAAGAGCCTTCACATACGATCATCACGATCAGTCGCCAAATTGGAAGTGGTGGTGCGTTTATTGGACAAAAATTGGCAAAAGAACTGGGCATGAGTTATGTTGATCGAGAGATCATCACGCAAGCGGCGAAAGAGTTTTCCCTTGTAGAGGAAGACCTTGAATCTTTGGATGAAAAAACCCCTTCATTTTGGCAATGCTTCTTTCAATCAAGCATTTGCAGTCCTGACGTTTACCTTCCTCCGCAACTCTTTGTACCAACGGAAGAGGCGATTTTTAAAGTTGAGACAAAGATTATCAAACAAATTGCAAAAGATCGCTCTGCTATTATCATCGGGCGATGTGGCTCACATATTTTGCGTGACAACCCCAATCACCTGAGTATTTTTTTACATGCAGACGCTACTTTCCGCAAAAAACGTATCGAAGAGCTTTACAAGGTTTCAGGAAAAGAAGCGGAGAGAATGATCGAGCAAAGCGATGGTGAGCGAGCGCGTTACCATCAGCTCTTAGTGGAAAAACCGTGGAGTGATGCAAGCCAGTACGATCTGTGCATCAACACCTCTAAAATAGGGATTGACAGCGCCATCGCGCTGATTCGTGAGACAATAGAGCGTTACCAAAACCGCTAA
- a CDS encoding acetyltransferase — protein MANIQSQYFKDIDLDDAFFDSLKEDYSEFSSWFTKKAIEDKHAFTLYENTKLMAFLYLKIEDEIDEAIVPKFTEKKRLKVGTFKIDAHGTKLGERFVKKIFDVAVAKKIDEIYVTIFDKHQPLISLLKTFGFSEYGTKTTSNGKELVLLKNLFNLKNDILKDYPIVQTENKHIYGLSILPQFHTKLFSDSILNNESVDILKDVSHTNSIHKIYICAMQAVQNFHKGDILLIYRTNDGQGAARYRSVVTSICVVEEVLTINDFSTEEKFLKYCEPYSIFSVDELRSFYRTKKYPFIIKMTYNVAFKRRVTNGQMIDSFGITPEYWGVFSVTHEQFKKIIKAGEVDESIIID, from the coding sequence ATGGCAAATATTCAATCACAGTATTTTAAAGATATTGATTTAGATGATGCGTTCTTTGACTCTTTAAAAGAAGATTATTCTGAATTTAGTAGTTGGTTCACTAAAAAAGCAATAGAAGACAAACATGCGTTCACATTGTATGAAAATACTAAGCTAATGGCATTTTTGTATCTTAAAATTGAAGATGAGATTGATGAAGCTATCGTTCCAAAATTTACAGAAAAGAAAAGATTAAAAGTTGGCACTTTTAAGATTGATGCACATGGTACAAAACTTGGAGAAAGATTTGTAAAAAAGATATTTGATGTTGCTGTAGCAAAGAAAATAGATGAAATTTATGTAACGATATTTGATAAACATCAGCCACTAATAAGTTTACTTAAAACTTTTGGTTTTTCAGAATACGGTACAAAGACAACATCAAATGGTAAAGAGTTGGTTTTGCTCAAAAATCTTTTTAATCTCAAAAATGATATTTTAAAAGATTACCCTATTGTGCAAACTGAGAATAAACATATATACGGATTGTCGATTCTTCCACAATTTCATACAAAACTCTTTTCAGATTCTATCTTAAACAATGAAAGTGTAGATATACTCAAAGATGTATCTCACACAAACAGCATCCATAAAATATATATTTGCGCCATGCAAGCTGTTCAAAACTTTCATAAGGGTGATATTTTATTGATATATCGTACAAATGATGGACAAGGTGCCGCACGCTATAGGTCTGTTGTAACCTCTATTTGTGTAGTGGAAGAAGTTTTAACTATAAATGACTTTAGTACAGAAGAGAAATTTTTAAAGTATTGTGAGCCGTATAGTATATTTTCAGTCGATGAGTTAAGAAGCTTCTATAGAACAAAGAAGTATCCTTTTATTATCAAGATGACATACAATGTCGCATTTAAAAGACGCGTTACAAACGGTCAAATGATTGACAGTTTTGGTATAACACCTGAGTATTGGGGTGTTTTTAGTGTAACACATGAACAATTTAAAAAAATCATAAAAGCTGGAGAAGTAGATGAAAGTATTATTATCGATTAA
- a CDS encoding YqiJ family protein yields the protein MFDMFWLPELQPFTIALIIMLVIALLEGVGLLLGVGLSTLFDSLLPDIDFDINEPSGALTHFMGWMNIGRVPLLAIIICFLTSFGAIGYLIQSILYGVMGIFLPSALAIVLSFAMALPATRITTNAIRKVIPSDESSALSQEDLIGSAATITLGRATKGSPAEAKYVDKYEQAHYFMVEPEEGGIEFKAGETVILAKQSPKGFYAIKNTLSQLEKE from the coding sequence ATGTTTGATATGTTTTGGCTCCCAGAACTGCAACCTTTCACAATCGCATTGATTATAATGCTTGTGATTGCCTTGCTTGAGGGCGTTGGTCTATTGCTAGGTGTGGGATTATCAACACTGTTTGATTCTCTTTTGCCCGATATCGACTTTGACATCAATGAACCTAGTGGTGCTTTAACACATTTTATGGGGTGGATGAATATCGGGCGTGTGCCATTGTTGGCTATTATCATCTGCTTTTTAACATCTTTTGGTGCGATTGGATATTTAATACAATCCATTCTATATGGCGTCATGGGAATCTTTCTTCCCTCTGCCCTTGCCATAGTGCTCTCTTTTGCGATGGCACTGCCTGCAACGAGGATAACCACCAATGCAATTCGCAAAGTGATTCCCTCCGATGAAAGTTCGGCTCTTTCGCAAGAAGACCTTATAGGCTCAGCGGCAACGATTACGCTAGGGCGTGCAACAAAAGGTTCTCCAGCAGAGGCTAAGTATGTGGATAAATACGAACAAGCGCACTATTTTATGGTTGAGCCAGAAGAGGGTGGCATTGAGTTTAAAGCGGGTGAGACGGTGATTTTAGCGAAACAATCACCCAAAGGCTTTTATGCTATTAAAAATACACTATCCCAATTGGAAAAGGAATAA
- a CDS encoding flotillin domain-containing protein, translating into MINDTIIMIAGAAIIALITIALIVARLYKRSSKEMAFVRTGLGGEKVVLNGGAIVLPIFHEIALVNMQTLRLEVRREQSQALITGDRMRVDVQAEFYVRVKPEISSIAQAAQALGQRTLNPDMLKELIEGKFVDALRAVAAEMEMIQLHEKRSDFVQKVQQAVAEDLLKNGLELESVSLTGLDQTGKEHFNPNNAFDAEGLLRLTQTIEERNKLRNDIERDTAVQIQQKNLQTTKEALNLQQDEEYARLEQSREIEMKKAQQEADIKIEQSNQNKKSETVKLSANQEIEQARIITERKIEEQHIEKVKTIKLAEQDKEISISNKSKEESEAKAVADEARAKAVEAEEKINTARQVAIANRNKDVEIIKANEEAEKDAVTIKVGAQAEKIAAQDRAEAIKLEAQGKADAVRIQAEADEKRFAVQAEGEKAINEANNVLSAEQVKMRIQIALMQALPAIIEQSVKPMEHIDSIKIIDVGNMSNGASNTSGGSTSIGESDFSDNMVKAAMKYQVQKPLVDKLLNDIGITDIGNLSDIVMSHKNIQEPLQPNNPS; encoded by the coding sequence ATGATTAATGATACGATTATAATGATAGCGGGGGCAGCCATCATAGCACTTATAACGATTGCCTTGATTGTCGCAAGACTTTATAAACGCTCATCAAAAGAGATGGCATTTGTACGCACAGGGCTTGGCGGTGAAAAAGTGGTGCTTAATGGTGGTGCTATCGTTCTTCCTATCTTTCATGAAATTGCATTGGTCAATATGCAAACGTTGCGCCTTGAGGTGCGAAGAGAACAGTCCCAAGCATTGATTACGGGTGATCGTATGCGTGTGGATGTGCAAGCAGAATTTTACGTACGTGTTAAACCAGAGATTAGCTCCATTGCTCAAGCAGCACAAGCATTGGGACAAAGAACACTCAACCCCGATATGCTGAAAGAGTTAATTGAAGGTAAGTTCGTTGATGCCTTGCGTGCGGTTGCGGCTGAAATGGAGATGATACAACTGCATGAAAAGCGTTCCGATTTTGTTCAAAAAGTTCAACAAGCAGTTGCAGAGGACTTACTTAAAAATGGTCTTGAATTAGAATCCGTTTCACTCACAGGACTTGATCAAACGGGCAAAGAGCATTTTAATCCTAACAATGCCTTTGATGCTGAGGGTTTACTCCGCCTTACGCAGACTATTGAAGAGCGCAATAAACTTCGCAACGATATTGAGCGCGACACGGCTGTTCAGATTCAACAAAAAAATCTTCAAACAACCAAAGAAGCACTCAATCTTCAGCAAGATGAGGAATATGCCAGATTAGAACAATCACGAGAGATTGAAATGAAAAAGGCACAACAAGAAGCTGACATCAAGATAGAACAATCCAATCAAAACAAAAAATCTGAGACCGTTAAACTCTCTGCAAACCAAGAGATTGAGCAAGCGCGCATCATTACTGAGCGAAAAATTGAAGAACAACATATCGAAAAAGTTAAAACCATTAAGCTTGCGGAACAAGACAAAGAAATTAGCATCAGCAACAAATCCAAAGAAGAGTCTGAAGCAAAAGCGGTAGCAGATGAAGCACGTGCAAAAGCCGTAGAAGCAGAGGAAAAAATCAATACGGCTCGTCAAGTTGCAATTGCCAACAGAAACAAAGACGTTGAGATCATTAAGGCAAATGAAGAAGCGGAAAAAGATGCGGTTACGATTAAAGTGGGTGCTCAAGCAGAGAAAATCGCTGCACAAGATCGAGCTGAAGCGATTAAACTTGAAGCACAAGGTAAAGCAGATGCTGTTAGAATCCAAGCAGAAGCCGATGAAAAGCGTTTTGCCGTTCAAGCCGAAGGTGAAAAAGCCATCAATGAAGCCAACAATGTTTTATCAGCAGAACAAGTGAAAATGCGCATCCAAATAGCGCTTATGCAAGCATTACCCGCTATTATCGAGCAAAGTGTTAAACCGATGGAACATATTGATTCTATTAAAATTATTGATGTTGGGAACATGTCAAATGGTGCATCAAATACATCAGGTGGTTCCACAAGTATAGGAGAAAGTGATTTTTCCGATAATATGGTCAAAGCTGCGATGAAATATCAGGTTCAAAAACCTTTGGTTGATAAATTATTAAACGACATTGGTATCACCGATATTGGCAATCTTTCAGACATCGTCATGTCGCACAAAAACATTCAAGAGCCTCTACAGCCAAATAATCCATCTTAA
- a CDS encoding DUF6471 domain-containing protein — MVTTDDFTKLAILSIKGEIKKRGLDMVKLTELFKAHGYIDTTEASLRRKIDRGGFSFVFFMQLMEVLDVDTMNVIFDERLSNCDLRLSKSSF, encoded by the coding sequence ATGGTTACAACTGACGATTTTACAAAACTTGCGATTCTCAGCATCAAAGGCGAAATTAAAAAAAGAGGGCTAGATATGGTCAAACTCACTGAGCTTTTTAAAGCCCACGGTTATATTGATACCACCGAAGCTTCTTTGCGCCGAAAAATCGACAGAGGCGGATTTAGCTTTGTATTTTTTATGCAACTGATGGAAGTTTTAGATGTTGATACGATGAATGTTATTTTTGATGAGAGACTTTCAAACTGTGATCTTAGGCTCTCAAAAAGTTCTTTCTAG
- a CDS encoding PspA/IM30 family protein: MSEKFYSRVSRIVAGSLNAIIDAAEGISPEIIAKQSIREIEKVASDIKLELGKDVVKQKLIKERIDSYNAEHNKLLAQVKIALKEDREDLAEAGLAEQISIEEKIKANQVQMDALQKEITTYQEYLDKLSAKKKDMDSELKALSSKPNAIDSLATKDKLDKAEEAFYRVMGDELREADKTSKDTSKLNELDELAKNNQVSERLAALKATLNV, encoded by the coding sequence ATGTCAGAGAAGTTTTATTCGAGAGTCAGTCGCATCGTTGCGGGCAGTCTTAATGCCATTATTGATGCCGCTGAGGGTATTTCACCAGAGATTATTGCGAAGCAGAGTATTCGTGAGATTGAAAAAGTAGCAAGTGACATCAAGCTTGAACTGGGCAAAGATGTCGTGAAGCAAAAGCTTATTAAGGAGCGAATAGATTCTTACAACGCTGAGCACAATAAGCTTCTAGCTCAAGTCAAAATTGCGCTTAAAGAAGACAGAGAAGACCTTGCGGAAGCAGGACTTGCAGAACAAATTTCAATCGAAGAAAAAATCAAAGCAAACCAAGTGCAGATGGACGCACTTCAAAAAGAGATAACCACCTATCAGGAGTACCTTGATAAACTCTCTGCCAAGAAAAAAGATATGGACAGTGAGCTTAAAGCTCTTTCGAGCAAACCAAATGCCATTGATTCCCTTGCAACAAAAGATAAACTTGACAAAGCAGAAGAGGCGTTTTACCGTGTCATGGGCGATGAATTAAGAGAAGCGGACAAAACAAGCAAAGACACCTCCAAACTCAATGAACTTGATGAATTGGCTAAAAACAATCAAGTTAGTGAGCGCTTAGCTGCACTAAAGGCTACGTTGAATGTTTGA
- a CDS encoding ASCH domain-containing protein, whose amino-acid sequence MKVLLSIKPQFVEEIFNGNKKFEYRKSIFKRKGIKSVVIYSTMPVGKIVGEFDIEAILEEHPKTLWEKTKNFSGISADFYDSYFTDREKGYAIKIKSLNKYDTPRCPHEMYDNFTAPQSFKYVV is encoded by the coding sequence ATGAAAGTATTATTATCGATTAAGCCCCAATTTGTAGAAGAAATTTTTAACGGTAATAAAAAATTTGAGTATAGAAAAAGTATTTTTAAACGAAAAGGCATTAAATCAGTCGTCATATACTCTACCATGCCCGTGGGGAAGATAGTGGGAGAGTTTGACATTGAAGCCATACTTGAAGAACACCCAAAAACGCTATGGGAAAAGACAAAAAATTTCTCAGGCATTAGTGCTGATTTTTACGATAGTTATTTTACAGACAGAGAAAAAGGCTATGCTATAAAGATAAAATCTTTAAACAAATACGACACACCTAGATGCCCTCATGAAATGTACGATAATTTTACTGCCCCACAGTCATTTAAATATGTAGTTTGA